The sequence below is a genomic window from Pseudomonadales bacterium.
ATTGTGATTTCTGGCGCGTTAGAAGCCATCAAAATGAGCGTACTCGGCGGTGAAGAAACCGTGCTCAGCGAATTTGTCACTTCGGATGTGATCGGCGAAATGGCACTGCTGTCGGATCGCAAACGCTCCGCCAGTATTCGCGCACAAATCCCTTCCACCGTTGCCAGCTTTCAACGCGCCATTTACGGCACACTGGAAAGACAACGCCCTGATATTGCCTTGCTGGTGATGAAATCTGTCGCACGAATTCTCGCGGTGCGCTTGCAAGATACTTCCGCTGATCTTGCGGATGTTTGCGCGTAATTTTGTTTTTGTACGTGTCATTCAGCCCACTGATTGATGAATTGATTAACGCGCTGCGCTGCTTGCCTGGCGTCGGCCCAAAATCCGCACAACGCATGGCGTTTCAGTTATTGCAGCATCGCCGCGACAACGCACTTAAAACCGCTAAAACTTTAGAGCGCGCACTGGAAAATGTTGGGCAGTGCAGCGAATGCCGCACGCTCACCGAGCAAACACTGTGTGAAATTTGCAGCAATCCGCGCCGCAATCGCAAACAGTTGTGCGTGGTCGAAACACCTATTGATGCGCTGGCGATTGAAACAGCAGGCACTTTTAGCGGCCTATATTTTGTTTTGCACGGCAAGTTGTCACCGATTGATGGCATCGGCCCCACTGACATCGGCATTCCACAGCTGATGCAACGCCTCGAACAAGAGCCGGCCGACGAATTAATTTTGGCAACCAACGCCACACTCGAAGGCGAAGCCACCGCGCACTACATCGCTGACCGCGCGCGTGCGCTGTCCATTCGTTGTACGCGCATTGCACACGGCGTGCCGCTGGGCGGCGAGTTGGAATTTGTCGATGGCGGCACGCTGTCGCACGCCTTATCCGGTCGCACACAAATATGAAATCCATTGCTGATGATTGCTACTACATCGCCAGCAACAGTGAACTGACGCAAGCAGCAGAGAGTTGGCAGCACGCAAAAGTGTTGGGCGTAGACACAGAATTTATTCGTGTCGATACTTTTTATCCCATCCCTGCATTGATGCAAATCAGTGATGGCAAGCAATGCTGGTTGATCGATGTATTGTGCATTGATGATTTTTCATCTCTGCACGCCATTCTCACCGCGCCACACATCACAAAAATTATTCACGCCGCCAGCGAAGATTTAGAAGTTTTTGAGCAACTGCTCGGTGTATTTCCCGCGCCTTTATTTGATACGCAAATCGCCGCTGCATTTTGTGGTTATGGTGCATCGGTGGGTTACAGCAAATTAGTGCAAGAACTGTTAGGCATCGAGCTTTCCAAAGAACAATGTCGATCCGATTGGCTCGCTCGCCCACTCAGCGCCGAACAATTGCATTACGCCTGTCTCGATGTGCTGTATTTGCCTGCGTTATATCAATCACTGCAAGCCTCATTAACACAATTGCAGCGCTGCGATTGGGCTGCGGAAGAAAATACACGCCAGCAAGAGCGCTGCCGAGAGTTGCGCACCACCAACTACAACTGGGAAAAAATCAATAACGCTTGGCGATTAAATCCCAGCGAGCAGCAGCGACTTTGGCATTTAGTCTTAGGGCGCGATGCGCTGGCGCGACAGCACAACAAAGCGCGTAATCACATCGCCAAAGATTTTGCACTGCTGGCGCTCGCACAACGCCCACCGGCACAAGTAGCGGCACTGTATAGCATGGACGGCTTGCATCCTTCGGCCGTGCGTCAATTTGGCGCGCAGTTATTGCAACTAGCGCAGAAAACGCCGAACGATCTTGCCCATCCAGAATTACCTCTGCCGCTCAGCAAGGCAGAAAACGAGTATGTAAAAAAACTGCGCGCACTCACCGAACAAATTGCCAACGGTTTGCAGCTTCCGCCTGAGTTGCTCGCCAAAAAACTAGAAATGGAACAAACCGTCAGACACTATCTCGCGCAACGCCCACTCGATGAAACAGCGCTGCCCAGCCGCTTTCAAGGCTGGCGCAAAAATATCGTAGGCGCAGCATGGTTAGATGAAATGCGCGCTTGGAGTTAAATAATGAGTCGCTTGATTGAAATATTCCGCAGTCCGCGCGAAGAAGGCCTTTACTTGTTCGTCGATCGAAAAGAAGGTCTCGCTCGCGTACCCGAAGTTTTGTTAGCGCGTTTTGGCAAACCAGAAAGCGCTATGATTTTGAATTTAGAACCCACACGCAAACTGGCACGCGCCAATGCAGAAACTGTATTAGCCGCTATCAACGAGCAGGGATTTTATTTGCAGATTCCACCACTGCCCGATAGCGAAATGTTTGCCGTGCGTGTCAACAACCAAAAGTTGGAGCAAAAACTATGACCGCTGCCGATATTGAACTCGCCAAAATGGTCTACCTCGCTAGCGCCCTCGGCATAGTGCTGTTTACCAGCATGATTCTGCGCGGCTTGTGGCGGCCGCTGCGTTTTTTATTAATTTCTGTGGCAATCAGCATTTTTTTCACACCCTACTTTCTCACACAAAAAATGCCTGACGGTTCTGAGCAAAACATAGTCCCGTCTTTTGTTGTGACGCTACACAAAGCGGCAGAAGACAGAGAGCGCTGGCGCGAAATTATCCACGAAATAGGCAAACCAATTGCTTTTATGGGCATTGTCAATGCAAGTATTGCTTTGATACTAGCCGTTGCCTTGCCAAAACCACGAAAAAAAATAAAATCAGCGAACCCCAAGAAAGAAAAAAAAGCTAAGCAAAAAAAATCGCAAAACCCGTACCTACCTGATGATTTTGAGCCTACTACTTCACAATCGTCCTCAACCTAACAATAGACAGCATATTCATGATCAACACCCTCCTTCACTGCCGCTATTTGATTCCTGTCATCCCAGAAAATTGCGTGCTGGAAAATTACAGCATCGCTATTACCAATGGCGTTATTACGGATTTATTGCCGCGCCTTGAAGCAGAAAAAAAATATGCGGATGTCACCGCCATCGAACTAGATCAACACATTGTGTTGCCCGGCTTGATCAATGCACACGGTCACGCTGCCATGAGTTTATTGCGCGGTTATGCCAATGATTTAGCGTTAATGGATTGGCTCAACGATCACATTTGGCCGACCGAAGCGCAATGGGTCAGCGATGCTTTTGTATTTGATGGCGCACAATTAGCCATCGGCGAAATGATTAAAAGCGGTACCACTTGTTTCAGTGATATGTATTTTTTTCCTGAAGCCACTGCGCGCGCTGTGCAAAGTAGCGGTATGCGCTGCCAACTCAGTTTTCCTATTTTCAAATTTCCATCGAACTGGGGATCAGGCTCACAGGAGTACATCTCAAAAGGTTTGGCACTACACGATCTGTATCGCGATTCCGATCGCATCAAAATTGCTTTTGGTCCACACGCTCCTTACACGGTGGATGATGCCAGTATTGAAAAAGTAGTGATGCTGGCCGACGAGTTGGATGCCGGTATTCAAATTCATTTGCACGAAACGGCGTTTGAAGTGGAAAGTTCCGTGCAAGAAATTGGCATGCGCCCGATTGAACGGCTGCGCAAATTAGGCGCCCTGACACCGCGCACGCAATGCGTACACATGACAGCGCTTAACGACGCCGACATACAAACGATCAGCAGTCACGGCTGCCATGTCATTCACTGCCCTGAATCCAATTTGAAATTGGCTAGCGGTTTTTGTCTTGTCGATACGCTGCAAAAAAACAATATCAATGTTGCGTTAGGCACTGACGGCGCGGCCAGTAATGATGATCTCGATTTGTTTGCTGAATTGCGTACGGCTGCACTGCTAGCAAAAGCCGTTGCCAATGATGCTACCGCGCTGCCCGCACACGCCGCGGTGCGCATGGCCACCATCAACGGCGCGCGCGCATTGGGTATGGAACAGTTAATCGGCAGTTTAGAAATTGGCAAACAGGCGGATATCACCGCTGGCGCATCGACACACTGTGCGCACAACCGCTACACGATGCCGTCACTGGTTTACACCAGCAGCGGCTCGCGGTGTTGATGTGTGGGTAGGCGGAAAACGCCTCCTGAGAATCGTCAGTTGACGACTTTGGATGAAAGCGAATTGATACAGCGCACGATGAGCTGGTCAGAAAAATTCAAGCGGCTTCCAACAAAAAATCTACACAATAACTGCCACTCTCCGGCGAAGGTGTTTTGCTAACCACGGCAAGGTCTCTCGCATAGCGGCCGCCAGCGGCCACGGCGGGTTGATCACTAACATCCCGCTGCCTGCCATCCCTGCGCCGTTAGGCTCTCGTGTTAACCACTCAATTTTCAGCAAACTTTTCATCGGCAATGCGGCAATTTTTTTAATCATTTTTTCTGCGCGCTTCGCTTCTACCACGGGATACCAAACTAAATACACGCCTGTTGCAAAGCGTTTTAATGCATCGTCTAGCGCTTGAATAATCGCCGCCTCTTCACCCATCGTTTCATAGCTGGGATCCAACAACACCACACCGCGCCGCTCTTTCGGTGGCAATGCCGCTTTTAGTGCCGCGTAACCGTTCGTTTTTTGCACGCGCACATTGGAAAAATGTTTGCAGTTTTCGGCGAGCGATGCGTATTCCTGTGGATGCAATTCCGAAGCAAACAGTCGATCACTGCCGCGCAACATTTTCTGCGCTAACAACAAAGAACCCGCGTAGTAGCGCAAATGCCCGCCTTCGTTAAAAGCACGCAACGCCTGCAAATACGGCGTTAACGCAGCAGGCGCACTACTCGCCGTACGCCACAGTGTTTCAATGCCATCACGGTATTCGCTAGTTTTTTGTGCGATAGGATGCGTTAAATCGTAAAGCCCGCGACCGGCGTGCATATCGTGAAAATACAGCGGCTTGTCCTTCTGCAGCAGATAATCCAACACATAACAAAGCACTGCGTGCTTCAACACATCCGCCACATTGCCTGCATGAAAACCGTGTTGATAACTGAGCATAAACTATTTCGACAAATACGCCATGGCGCGATCAAGACCAGAGATCGTCAGCGGAAACATACGATTCTCCACCAAGTCGCACACCAACTTGATACTGTGCGTGCGCGGCCAATACTCCTCTGGCATCGGGTTTAACCACACCAATTTGGGATAGGTTTCTGCCATGCGCTGCATCCACACCGCGCCGGCTTCTTCATTGTGATACTCGATATTGCCGCCGATATGGGTGATTTCATAAGGCGCCATACTGGCATCGCCGACAAATACTACTTTGTAATCTGCCGCGTATTTATGCATCACATCCAACACCGCTGTTTTTTCCGAAAAGCGGCGCACATTATTTTTCCACACAAAGTCATAAATAAAATTGTGAAAATAAAAGTATTCCAGATGTTTGAACTCAGAGCGCACGGCAGAAAATAATTCCTCGCACATTTCGATGTGCGGATCCATCGAACCGCCGATATCAAAAAACATCAGTACCTTCACCGCGTTATGCCGCTCCGGCACCATACGAATATCCAACAAACCTGCGTTGCGTGCGGTTGAGCGAATGGTGTCATCAATATCCAATTCTTCGTTAGCGCCTTGGCGCGCAAATTTTCGCAAACGCTTTAATGCCACTTTGATATTGCGCGAGCCTATTTCCGTTGAATCATCCAAATCACGGAATTGCCGTTTCTCCCACACTTTCACTGCGCGGCGATTCTTACTCTCACCACCCACGCGAATCCCTTCTGGGTTGTAACCATTATTACCAAACGGCGAAGTGCCACCTGTGCCTATCCATTTATTGCCACCTTCATGGCGCTCTTTTTGTTCGGCGAGGCGCTTTTTGAATTCTTCAATCAGCTTCTCTAAACCGCCCAAAGACTGAATCTGCTTCTTTTCCTCTTCGCTGAGGTTTTTTTCAAATTGCTGCCGCAGCCATTCATCAGGAATCATGACTGAAATTAAATCATCAACCGTTTGCATATCTTTGAAATAGCGACCGAAAGCTTGATCGAAGCGATCAAAGTATTTTTCGTCTTTCACCAAACAGGTGCGCGCCAAAATATAAAAATCATCCATGTTGGCAAAAGCCAGATGATTCTCAAGCGCCTCCAGCAGAACCAGCAACTCCTTAATAGATACAGGAACACCGGCATTTTTTAGCGTATAAAAGAAATTAACCAGCATAAATAGCTACTTTAATTTGAAAAACAAAGCCTGATCCCTGAGGCGCTGAATTTTTTCGTTCATTTCTTGCACTGATTGAGACAGCACTTCAGAAGTTTCTGCGCTTTTATGCGTTGAGCTCTCTATCTGCGTAACCGCGATAGTGATTTGCTCGACACCACTCTGCTGTTCTTCAGAAGCATTGGTGATTTCGCGCACCAATTCAGAGGTTTGTACAACTTGCGGCACTATTTCATCGAGAATAGCTGATGCCTTTTCTGCCACCTGCATAACATTGGTTGAAAGATCACTGATTTCATACGCCGTTTCTTTACTGCGCTCGGCCAGCTTTCTCACTTCACCCGCCACCACCGCGAAGCCGCGACCGTGTTCACCCGCGCGCGCCGCTTCAATTTCTGCGTTCAATGCCAACAAATTCGTGGTGTGTGCAATTTCATCAATCAACAGAATTTTTTCTGCGATTTTTTTCATCTCAACAACTGCCTGCCCCACTACATGGCTGCTGGAGCGTACATTGTCGGCAGACTGCGAGGCGATTTGCTCGGTAGCACGCGCATTGTCTGCATTGCGCGCAATGGTCACGCTCATTTGCTCCAGAGCAGCAGAAGTTTCTTCCACGCTAGCTGCTTGTTCGCTCGCACTATGACTGACATCCGCTGCACTATTTAAAATATGGCTCACACCAGTACTTAAATGATCAATGGTGTCATTCACTTGCAACAACACCGACTGCTGCTTACTGATAAATGCATTAAAAGCATCAGCTAATTCACCCAATTCATCATTGGTGGTTTTTTTCAAACGGCGCGTAAAATCACCTTGCCCTTGATGCAAGTCCTGTGCGGCATCAATCAATGCTCGAATAGGTCGTACCAAAATGCGTTTTGAAATGAGATAAGTGCCTAAATAAATAAAAAATCCAGGAATCAGCGACACCAGTGTGATGAGGATTTGTATGTATTCGTAAGGCATATCCGCATTCGCTTTATTCACTTCAGCGACAACAAGCCACGGAAAATTTAGCGTTCTTAAAGGTGTAGCTGCACCGTAAACGGCTTGGTCTTTGTTGTTGTTATAGTGCTGCAAACGCGCCACACCAAAATTTGAAACCATGACTCGCGCTTGCCACTGCGCTTCTGTTTCTACACGCACTTGATCTGCAATATCCACAGGAAATTGCGCTGCCAAAAGCGCCCCTTGCATCAATACAGCCACACGCACACCAGACACAACAACCGGCGCCAATACCAACACGCCTTCATCATTACCCGCCACAGCAGGCATCGGTAATATCAATGGTTCATCGCTGCTCAATTGCGTTTGTGCCGCAATTGCCAACATACGCTCAGAAAGATTGCCTGAAGCAAGAATTGGCTTACTGCTATTGAGCAGTAACAACAATACATTTTCATTGGCCTGCAGTTGCAAAGCCGTTTGCTGTTCAGCAGTCATCACGCCACTGTGCACAGCTTCTGTCACTTGTGGACTAGCTGCGCGCCATTGCGCTTGTGTTTTCATGAATTGCGTTTTCAATACCGCTTGATTAGCGGCGATCGTTGCCACATAACTGCGATCGCGCAAAATACTTTCGCTGACATAAGTGTTGTAAGCGTAAGTCGCCAATAGCGACACAACAGTCACTGTCACACTGATACACGCCATCTGTATCAGCACCAATTTCCAACCCAGCGAGAGACTTTGTAATTTTTTTAGCATGATATTTCCCTGACACAAAAAAGGATCCGTGTACTGTCGTTACACTGTAACAACGGCACACGGATCCTGCCAAGCTTTCCTAAACGCTGCGAATTATTTTTCGACGAAAGCACGCTCAATCGCGTAGTCGCCAGGCTCGCCCATACGAGGAGACTCTTTCAAGCCCAAGCCGTTGAGTACATTGCACAGGTCCACCAACAATGCAGGACTGCCACACATCAGAGCGCGGTCATCTTGTGGATTGATCTGTGGCAAACCAATATCGGCCGACAACTTACCGCTCACAATCAAATCCGTTAGACGGCCTTGGTTGCGGAAAGGCTCGCGCGTTACTGTTGGGTAGTAAATCAATTTTTCTTTCACCAAATCGCCAAATCATTTTCTTGCAGTTCTTTGGTGATGTAGTCGTAGTACGCCAACTCACTTACCCAACGCACACCGTGGGTCAGGATCACTTTGTCATAGCGCTCATAGACTTCTGGGTCTTTGATGATGGACATAAACGGCGCCAAGCCTGTTCCGGTTGAGAACAGATACAGGTGTTTGCCTGGCACGAGGTTGTCTTGCACCAAGGTGCCGGTAGGTTTTTTGCTCACCAACACAGAGTCACCCACTTTGATGTTCTGTAGGCGCGAAGTCAGCGGGCCGTCTGGCACTTTAATGCTGAGAAATTCTAAATAAGGCTCGTAATTGGCACTGACGATACTGTAGGCGCGCAGTAGCGGTCGGCCTTCGACCTCCAAGCCGATCATCACAAATTGGCCGTTGATAAAACGCAACCCGTCTTCACGCGTGCATTTGAAACTGAACAAAGTGTCATTCCAGTGGTGAACTTCAAGAACACGCTCAACCGTGATATTGGACATCAGGCTTCTCTCTCTAATAACCGTTTGCCACCCAGTGACAAGACGGACGGTGGGTAAACATCGTGTAAAAAACAGGTGCGAAATGATAACGGTTACAGCTGCTACTGGAAACCTCACATTTGCAGTAGTTTCGCTGCCATTGTTGATATCTGCACAGAAATTTGCGCTATCTCAAGTTCTGCAGGGTTGAATCAGCTTGGCTGAGAAAGGCGCCCAACTGCCCAAGTAGCCTTCTTGAGCGGTTAATGATTCGATGAGAGCCAAATAGTTGTCGCGCCAAATCTGCAACGCGCCCAATGATGCGGTGTGGTGATTGAGCACCTGTGAATCCAACAGCGGAAAGCCCAGCTCTGCCAATAACATTCCCAATGCTGCAAACGCCAGTTTCGACGCTCCGCTCTCGCGGCAAAACATGGACTCACCACAAAACAAACGCCCGATCGCCACGCCATAAATCCCGCCGACCAAACGCTCGCCCTCCCAGACTTCCACACTGTGCGCGTAGCCAGCGCGATGTAACGCACAGTAGGCATCGATCATATCCGGCACCAACCAAGTGCCATCGTTCGCATCGCGCGGCTCTGCGCAGCCACGAATCACGCCTGCAAAATCCTGATCCACCGTGAGATGCCAATGCTTGCCGCGCAATGCACGACGCAAGCTGCGGTTGATTTGAATATTGCCCGTGAGAAAAACGCTGCGCGGATCGGGCGACCACCATTTGATCGGCTCACCTTCGCCGTACCAAGGAAAAATACCTTGCTGATACGCTGCGAGCAAGCGCGCTACCGACAAATCGCCGCCCAGCGCGAGCAAGCCTTGGGCTTGCGCTTCGTTGTGAGGAGGAAACAGTGAGCAGTTCTTGGCATCCAAAATTGCCAAATCGTGGTCATTTGTACGATCAAACCAAGGATGATCGGAACAATCGCTCAAGCGCTGCAATATCACTTTGGTGCTACGAGGCATAAGTCTGCCTCAATACCACAACAATACGAACTAGATCGCTGCGCCTCTGTCCTGCGGTTTAGGCTCTCTTGCAATCAATTCGTGATTCCATTCAGAAATCAGCGCGGTGAGCTGCATGATCTGGCGCTCCAAACTCTGCAACTCTTGTTCGGTCATTTTTTTGCCGATAAAAATTTCCACTTCTTTGCTTTTTTGTGTCAGCGGATGCGTCGGAAAATCCATACGATACACTTCCAGCTGCCAGCGCGTGTTATTCACCACTGTACGATACAAAGACAACTTGGTGGTGAGATTAAAAGTCGAAAAATCCAGCAAATCCCCTAAACCGGCGAGATCTACCGCAATCAACAACGCACCAGAGCAACCGGGTGTTACGGCCACCGTCGCAGTGCGCGGCTGATGACAAATAATCGACAGCGCACCAAAGCTCTGTCCTGGTGTGATTTTATTTAATTCACGATCGCGGTGCTGACTGTCTGCATAAACAGATAACTGCCCTTTCAATAAAAAGAAATAGCGGCTATCCATTTCGCCAGCGTTAATGATGGCTTCTTCTTGTACTAATTCAATGAACTGGGTGCGGTTCATCAACAGGGCAAATTGTGCGGGGTCATTCAAACGCATTTCGCGCACAAAGTTGATGCCACTGAGGAAGTTGTCAGCAACATCCTGCGGGTAGTCGCGCATAGGGATAACTTTCATCGACCGTCCTTTCTATTGATCCAAAAACACTCGGTGTAGATTCTAGCCGATAGCGTCGCGCCATGTTGAGCCAACAAAGCGTTAAACTTCGAGGGAAGTTTCCATCATCCGCTAAAAGAGCGAAGAACGAGGTGCCTTATGCCTAAGCAACAACTTGAAAACCTGATGACTCGCCTGCACGAGACCTTTGCCTCCAGCGAGGTCAGCCCGCAACAACAGCAACTCATGGCAGATTTACAACGCCACATCGCCACCGGCAAAGGTGATCCATCGCTGCATGACTCTGCCAATGTATTGCTAGAGGAATTGGAAATTGATCATCCGAAAGCGGCGGCGGTTCTGCGTGAAATCATTGAAACGCTAGGACGACTGGGACTCTGAGCGGCTTAAACCTGCGCTGGGGCTTCGACCGCTTTTCCCTGCCGCATCACCAACAGTGCCGATGCAAAAATTAAAACCGTGCCTCCAATGGCATACGCATCTGGCACTTCGCCCCACAGCAACCAACCCCAAACACCCGCCAACAGCACAGTGAGATAACTGACTGGCGCAATTTGCGCGGCGGGCGCAGAACCGTAAGCCAAAGACATCAACCACTGCGCTAATGTATTCACGCCGCCAATGCCCACTAATAGCAACCAACCGCGCGCATCTGGCCACTGCGGATGCCAAAAAAATGGCAACGCTGAAATGATTGTGCTGAGCAAAGTGAAATAAAACACCACGCGCATCGGCGGTTCACTCACCGACAATTTGCGCACCGAAACAAATGCCAATGCGGTAAACAAAGTGCAAGACAAACCGACAGGCGCCATCCAATAAAAATGTTCGCCGCCAGGCTTCAACACTAAAGTCACACCTGCCAAACCGACAAGAACCACCGCATAAATTCGTGCT
It includes:
- a CDS encoding YcgL domain-containing protein → MSRLIEIFRSPREEGLYLFVDRKEGLARVPEVLLARFGKPESAMILNLEPTRKLARANAETVLAAINEQGFYLQIPPLPDSEMFAVRVNNQKLEQKL
- a CDS encoding cyclic nucleotide-binding domain-containing protein is translated as MKVIPMRDYPQDVADNFLSGINFVREMRLNDPAQFALLMNRTQFIELVQEEAIINAGEMDSRYFFLLKGQLSVYADSQHRDRELNKITPGQSFGALSIICHQPRTATVAVTPGCSGALLIAVDLAGLGDLLDFSTFNLTTKLSLYRTVVNNTRWQLEVYRMDFPTHPLTQKSKEVEIFIGKKMTEQELQSLERQIMQLTALISEWNHELIAREPKPQDRGAAI
- a CDS encoding methyl-accepting chemotaxis protein, which gives rise to MLKKLQSLSLGWKLVLIQMACISVTVTVVSLLATYAYNTYVSESILRDRSYVATIAANQAVLKTQFMKTQAQWRAASPQVTEAVHSGVMTAEQQTALQLQANENVLLLLLNSSKPILASGNLSERMLAIAAQTQLSSDEPLILPMPAVAGNDEGVLVLAPVVVSGVRVAVLMQGALLAAQFPVDIADQVRVETEAQWQARVMVSNFGVARLQHYNNNKDQAVYGAATPLRTLNFPWLVVAEVNKANADMPYEYIQILITLVSLIPGFFIYLGTYLISKRILVRPIRALIDAAQDLHQGQGDFTRRLKKTTNDELGELADAFNAFISKQQSVLLQVNDTIDHLSTGVSHILNSAADVSHSASEQAASVEETSAALEQMSVTIARNADNARATEQIASQSADNVRSSSHVVGQAVVEMKKIAEKILLIDEIAHTTNLLALNAEIEAARAGEHGRGFAVVAGEVRKLAERSKETAYEISDLSTNVMQVAEKASAILDEIVPQVVQTSELVREITNASEEQQSGVEQITIAVTQIESSTHKSAETSEVLSQSVQEMNEKIQRLRDQALFFKLK
- a CDS encoding DUF4404 family protein, with translation MPKQQLENLMTRLHETFASSEVSPQQQQLMADLQRHIATGKGDPSLHDSANVLLEELEIDHPKAAAVLREIIETLGRLGL
- a CDS encoding cyclic nucleotide-binding domain-containing protein — translated: MDSLKIVRDCPLFKLLDDEQFAHIAPRLHMMDLKAGDVLYSEGSPADTVSIVISGALEAIKMSVLGGEETVLSEFVTSDVIGEMALLSDRKRSASIRAQIPSTVASFQRAIYGTLERQRPDIALLVMKSVARILAVRLQDTSADLADVCA
- a CDS encoding TRZ/ATZ family hydrolase encodes the protein MINTLLHCRYLIPVIPENCVLENYSIAITNGVITDLLPRLEAEKKYADVTAIELDQHIVLPGLINAHGHAAMSLLRGYANDLALMDWLNDHIWPTEAQWVSDAFVFDGAQLAIGEMIKSGTTCFSDMYFFPEATARAVQSSGMRCQLSFPIFKFPSNWGSGSQEYISKGLALHDLYRDSDRIKIAFGPHAPYTVDDASIEKVVMLADELDAGIQIHLHETAFEVESSVQEIGMRPIERLRKLGALTPRTQCVHMTALNDADIQTISSHGCHVIHCPESNLKLASGFCLVDTLQKNNINVALGTDGAASNDDLDLFAELRTAALLAKAVANDATALPAHAAVRMATINGARALGMEQLIGSLEIGKQADITAGASTHCAHNRYTMPSLVYTSSGSRC
- the aat gene encoding leucyl/phenylalanyl-tRNA--protein transferase, which gives rise to MPRSTKVILQRLSDCSDHPWFDRTNDHDLAILDAKNCSLFPPHNEAQAQGLLALGGDLSVARLLAAYQQGIFPWYGEGEPIKWWSPDPRSVFLTGNIQINRSLRRALRGKHWHLTVDQDFAGVIRGCAEPRDANDGTWLVPDMIDAYCALHRAGYAHSVEVWEGERLVGGIYGVAIGRLFCGESMFCRESGASKLAFAALGMLLAELGFPLLDSQVLNHHTASLGALQIWRDNYLALIESLTAQEGYLGSWAPFSAKLIQPCRT
- a CDS encoding DMT family transporter, translated to MSKHNVLRGALFLAATAFCYAITGVLVRLVSTQLDNNATVFWRNLTGLLFLLPWLLRQMRHGIAPLKTDMMHWHVIRTVVGLTAMYLYFYSLAHFSLADAMLFVYSAPVIVPLLAHWFLGEAITARIYAVVLVGLAGVTLVLKPGGEHFYWMAPVGLSCTLFTALAFVSVRKLSVSEPPMRVVFYFTLLSTIISALPFFWHPQWPDARGWLLLVGIGGVNTLAQWLMSLAYGSAPAAQIAPVSYLTVLLAGVWGWLLWGEVPDAYAIGGTVLIFASALLVMRQGKAVEAPAQV
- the rnd gene encoding ribonuclease D, whose translation is MKSIADDCYYIASNSELTQAAESWQHAKVLGVDTEFIRVDTFYPIPALMQISDGKQCWLIDVLCIDDFSSLHAILTAPHITKIIHAASEDLEVFEQLLGVFPAPLFDTQIAAAFCGYGASVGYSKLVQELLGIELSKEQCRSDWLARPLSAEQLHYACLDVLYLPALYQSLQASLTQLQRCDWAAEENTRQQERCRELRTTNYNWEKINNAWRLNPSEQQRLWHLVLGRDALARQHNKARNHIAKDFALLALAQRPPAQVAALYSMDGLHPSAVRQFGAQLLQLAQKTPNDLAHPELPLPLSKAENEYVKKLRALTEQIANGLQLPPELLAKKLEMEQTVRHYLAQRPLDETALPSRFQGWRKNIVGAAWLDEMRAWS
- the recR gene encoding recombination mediator RecR, translating into MSFSPLIDELINALRCLPGVGPKSAQRMAFQLLQHRRDNALKTAKTLERALENVGQCSECRTLTEQTLCEICSNPRRNRKQLCVVETPIDALAIETAGTFSGLYFVLHGKLSPIDGIGPTDIGIPQLMQRLEQEPADELILATNATLEGEATAHYIADRARALSIRCTRIAHGVPLGGELEFVDGGTLSHALSGRTQI
- the rlmJ gene encoding 23S rRNA (adenine(2030)-N(6))-methyltransferase RlmJ; the encoded protein is MLSYQHGFHAGNVADVLKHAVLCYVLDYLLQKDKPLYFHDMHAGRGLYDLTHPIAQKTSEYRDGIETLWRTASSAPAALTPYLQALRAFNEGGHLRYYAGSLLLAQKMLRGSDRLFASELHPQEYASLAENCKHFSNVRVQKTNGYAALKAALPPKERRGVVLLDPSYETMGEEAAIIQALDDALKRFATGVYLVWYPVVEAKRAEKMIKKIAALPMKSLLKIEWLTREPNGAGMAGSGMLVINPPWPLAAAMRETLPWLAKHLRRRVAVIV